In Chloroflexi bacterium ADurb.Bin180, the genomic stretch ATCATCTGGAGCCAGGCCCGGGGCAGCAGCCGCTTCATCCTCATAGCGATGGCCGGGTCATGCTGGGGATCACCGCGCCAGGCCAGCAGGAACACGGGCACCGATAGCTCCCGCAGCGGCGAGAGGGGCAGCCGCCAGTTCGACACGGCACGGTGCGCCGCGATCATGCTCGCGGCGTCATAGTGGCGATAGAGAAAGGCCATCTCGGCGGTAGCTTCTTCGGGCATATTGAGCGCCTGCCACTCGGCGCTGGTGCGGGCGATGGTGCCTTCGATGCCCTGCTCTTCCAGCAGACGGGCAAAGGTCTGCAGTGCGGCCCGGTTGCGGTTGGGCCGGTCGCCAAAGGCCGGGCCGGTCTGCAGGAGGGCGAGCGTGCGCTCGGGATGGGCCTGGGCAAAGCGCAGGGCCGCCGCGGCGCCCATCGAAGCGCCGCCGACGATGGCGCGCGGGATCTCCAGCGCGTCGAGCACGGCGGCAATGTCCTCACCCATCAGGCGCGGCTCGTACAGCGCCTCATCCCGAGCCGGTGACGACTGGCCATGGCCGCGCTGATCAAACACAATCAGACGCACGTCCTGACCGGC encodes the following:
- the pip gene encoding Proline iminopeptidase, whose product is MLRVRSGELTLAVEVSGQGVPVVYLHGLGGCRQYARIQWGEAGQDVRLIVFDQRGHGQSSPARDEALYEPRLMGEDIAAVLDALEIPRAIVGGASMGAAAALRFAQAHPERTLALLQTGPAFGDRPNRNRAALQTFARLLEEQGIEGTIARTSAEWQALNMPEEATAEMAFLYRHYDAASMIAAHRAVSNWRLPLSPLRELSVPVFLLAWRGDPQHDPAIAMRMKRLLPRAWLQMIPGVFSPNLGATYRAMMAAVLDVLTAGEG